From the genome of Muricauda sp. SCSIO 64092, one region includes:
- a CDS encoding ATP-binding protein yields the protein MAQFRTKARAVDLLGKGQIADLPTAITELWKNGYDAYADRLTAEIYLPGYKDTKTPLFLITDDGKGMSRKDIFEKWLVLGTDSKSRSDSSDNKSEQTLWKKPRVKAGEKGIGRLSVAYLGSPMLMLTKKIGHPLQALYFDWRLLENYNLFLDDVQISVCDINTQAEFHNAIMTLRDEFLKNFELMEDVDGNPIWEKSQNVLRDSIIQDSKKLSIPSYLDNELLEGMLNPKNDHGTTFIIFNPEQQILELIDDDPDSIGKEVLRSSLVGFTNQFKKNPLPIETAFPVHKEIGNDYDFFTSSGKFFEPEDFELGDILIEGDFDGTSSFKGTVKIYDDEPLDYSFTNSRKKDSRSNYGPFSLKLGYSMGLESESKLEKNVWNKLKKRIEDYGGLYIYRDGFRVLPYGRTEYDFLEFERKRALKAGESFFSHRRMFGYIELSRNKNSQLKDKAGREGLISNAAYRAFKSDLEGLFNGLAQQYFGSHAKDKSFFVDRKKQLKEQHEEIKKDKAREKAEKNAFTKSLKEYPEKFEDYNKQYQSLLDELDQKIKVANVVYSEIEELLDKINRLDVKYDELLPKVPKRYKPTETQLDRLASYESKLRDFDKIIKSQRATIYKEVEKKLAVQELKKEFEKSYHLYRSDLEDSMYKSKERLQAKLSSLMHEYGERSGRITRELDFEKNKLISEIETKEDVVAAIEKVKAKFAFLRQQVTKELLPLSEHVERLNFDIDEELLQGAYKAEYENIKYQWEQTRETAQLGIAVEIIDHEFNILYSQINASLKKLDENLSSKDSVPYRQLKKAFSQLEDKYQLLSPLYRVSGATPKDVTGKSIDAYLRKFFTSKLEEEGITLSSTEDFKQHSLTIKEPSIHTVYINIINNAVYWLRNVEKKHIKLDYNPKTKEVLIINSGSIIEDHRLERIFELFYSNRPNGRGIGLYLAKQSLQEAYYDIFATNDPAYNVLGGACFVIKPSKS from the coding sequence ATGGCGCAGTTTAGAACAAAAGCCCGTGCCGTTGACTTGTTAGGAAAAGGACAAATTGCCGACTTGCCTACGGCGATAACTGAGTTATGGAAAAACGGTTATGATGCGTATGCAGATCGTCTAACCGCCGAAATATACCTCCCCGGCTACAAGGACACTAAGACACCACTTTTCTTGATTACCGATGACGGTAAGGGAATGTCCAGAAAAGACATTTTCGAGAAGTGGCTCGTACTCGGAACTGATTCAAAAAGTCGCAGCGATTCAAGCGACAACAAGAGTGAACAAACACTATGGAAGAAGCCACGCGTTAAAGCTGGCGAAAAGGGCATCGGACGTCTATCTGTCGCCTATTTGGGCTCACCGATGTTAATGCTCACAAAAAAAATCGGCCACCCCCTTCAAGCTCTCTATTTCGATTGGCGGTTGTTGGAAAACTATAATCTGTTTCTCGATGACGTCCAAATATCGGTTTGCGACATAAATACCCAAGCGGAGTTCCACAATGCTATAATGACGCTAAGAGACGAGTTTCTGAAAAACTTTGAACTAATGGAAGATGTGGACGGCAACCCCATTTGGGAAAAATCGCAAAATGTGTTGCGCGATAGCATAATACAAGACTCAAAAAAATTGAGCATACCTTCTTATCTCGACAACGAATTATTGGAAGGAATGCTAAATCCCAAAAACGATCATGGGACCACGTTCATTATTTTTAACCCAGAACAGCAAATTCTTGAACTGATAGATGACGACCCCGATAGCATAGGCAAGGAAGTTTTACGTTCAAGTTTGGTTGGGTTCACCAACCAATTCAAAAAAAATCCGCTACCTATTGAAACAGCATTCCCCGTTCACAAAGAAATAGGAAACGATTACGATTTTTTTACGAGCAGCGGGAAGTTCTTTGAACCTGAAGATTTTGAGCTCGGTGACATCCTCATCGAAGGTGACTTTGACGGCACAAGTTCATTTAAGGGAACAGTAAAGATATACGATGACGAACCCCTCGATTACTCATTCACCAACTCACGAAAGAAAGACAGCCGATCCAATTACGGGCCATTCTCTCTCAAACTTGGGTACTCCATGGGACTTGAATCCGAATCAAAATTGGAAAAAAACGTTTGGAACAAATTGAAAAAGAGAATTGAAGATTACGGAGGTCTCTATATCTATCGTGACGGTTTTAGAGTATTGCCTTATGGCAGAACTGAATACGACTTCTTAGAATTTGAAAGAAAACGGGCCCTAAAAGCAGGAGAATCATTTTTTAGCCATAGGAGAATGTTCGGGTACATAGAATTATCCAGAAACAAAAATTCACAACTTAAAGATAAAGCGGGTCGAGAAGGATTAATAAGCAATGCGGCTTATCGTGCCTTTAAAAGTGATTTGGAAGGTTTGTTTAACGGACTGGCACAACAATATTTCGGTAGCCATGCCAAAGACAAATCTTTCTTTGTCGACCGAAAAAAACAACTCAAAGAACAACACGAAGAAATAAAAAAAGACAAAGCCCGGGAAAAAGCTGAAAAAAATGCCTTTACAAAGAGCTTAAAAGAATACCCAGAAAAGTTCGAGGATTATAACAAGCAATATCAATCGCTCCTCGACGAACTCGACCAAAAAATAAAAGTTGCAAATGTTGTTTATTCCGAAATCGAAGAATTGTTAGACAAAATCAATCGTTTAGATGTAAAATACGATGAGTTATTACCTAAAGTACCGAAAAGATACAAACCAACCGAAACGCAACTCGACCGCTTGGCCAGTTACGAAAGTAAACTGAGAGACTTCGACAAAATCATAAAATCTCAACGGGCAACCATTTATAAGGAAGTCGAAAAAAAACTCGCAGTTCAGGAATTGAAAAAAGAGTTTGAAAAATCCTACCATTTATATCGTTCTGATTTGGAAGATTCGATGTATAAGTCCAAAGAGCGCTTACAGGCCAAGTTATCCTCGTTGATGCATGAGTACGGTGAACGGTCTGGACGCATTACTCGCGAACTGGATTTTGAAAAAAACAAGTTAATCTCCGAAATCGAAACAAAAGAAGATGTGGTTGCGGCTATTGAAAAAGTCAAGGCAAAATTTGCATTTTTGCGACAGCAGGTCACCAAAGAACTGCTACCGCTTTCTGAACATGTGGAACGGCTCAATTTTGATATCGACGAAGAACTATTGCAAGGAGCATATAAAGCAGAGTATGAAAACATCAAATATCAGTGGGAACAAACCCGGGAAACGGCTCAATTGGGAATTGCCGTGGAAATCATAGACCACGAATTCAACATCTTATATTCCCAAATCAACGCATCGCTTAAAAAACTTGACGAGAATCTCAGCAGTAAAGATTCTGTGCCGTATCGTCAACTCAAAAAAGCCTTTAGCCAACTGGAAGACAAATACCAATTACTATCTCCGCTGTATAGGGTTTCCGGGGCTACTCCAAAAGACGTAACCGGGAAATCGATTGATGCTTATTTGCGTAAATTCTTTACTTCCAAGTTGGAAGAAGAAGGTATTACCCTTTCCTCAACCGAGGATTTCAAACAACACTCCCTAACCATAAAGGAACCATCCATTCATACCGTATATATCAATATCATCAATAATGCGGTTTACTGGTTGCGAAATGTAGAAAAGAAACACATCAAGTTGGATTATAATCCCAAAACAAAAGAGGTACTTATTATAAACTCTGGGTCTATAATAGAAGATCACAGGCTCGAAAGGATTTTTGAACTGTTCTATTCGAATCGTCCCAACGGAAGAGGCATTGGGCTATACCTTGCCAAGCAGAGTTTACAGGAAGCATACTATGACATCTTTGCTACCAATGACCCCGCATACAATGTGTTAGGAGGGGCTTGCTTTGTTATAAAACCGAGTAAAAGCTAA
- a CDS encoding response regulator receiver domain has protein sequence METPATDTNSYKEKSTRIISEAIKSAVFIDEKAWAPYTEKSEEAVKEETLSEELFTNFKQNKVSLAVHRFEKNDLNNNNIKDYLFDGRDLVLLDWRLDGKTGEEYALEMLSQIVAKPHIHFCCIYTSDEDLDGVFHNILAYFSGETQQFYDDLKLTLSADEEEVMGLLDQIKYISANRHNSSKGQAIGKIFKEHKDLVTRLKKATGTNATDCALIRAGIAFDSLIKSAKKLSCPEVISFDQKVLVIDSTIVVVLYKNYDSDPVKLIDRIANHVFQSQKSFTQLLGLEMQNIFDRCASFVDTNLLEVSKEALLKHRAQLGEEGLKLPFKHFIKEVLFVQANLNLATQDLELLEDDFLDSLYDKNAEVKPEELLAMNVFYNSIQLPGEKKVNFGGVFKREGSEEYYMCITPKSDCLRPSSKIKNSFSFVRGVPMDKKLALSLGDTAFISFLEKKTVVRWTEYDSHASDSEHPYLPVYVKPISITIPEPKYDKDGKIEMLRLNHVGKVERFVGIYTTTIKPNYAQRIANHAFNHPVRVSVDFVKEPNDLKSKPNPNIT, from the coding sequence ATGGAGACACCGGCTACTGATACCAATTCCTATAAAGAAAAATCCACACGCATTATCAGCGAGGCTATAAAGTCAGCGGTATTTATTGACGAAAAGGCTTGGGCTCCGTATACTGAGAAATCAGAAGAGGCCGTAAAAGAGGAAACGCTTTCGGAAGAACTATTTACAAACTTTAAGCAGAACAAGGTTTCATTGGCCGTACATCGCTTTGAAAAAAACGATTTGAACAATAATAACATCAAAGATTACCTTTTTGATGGGCGCGATTTGGTTTTGTTGGATTGGCGGTTAGACGGTAAGACCGGGGAAGAATACGCATTGGAAATGCTTTCCCAAATAGTGGCAAAGCCACACATTCATTTTTGTTGCATTTATACATCCGATGAAGATTTGGACGGGGTATTTCATAATATACTGGCTTATTTTTCTGGAGAAACACAACAATTCTACGATGATCTAAAGTTGACACTAAGTGCTGATGAAGAGGAAGTCATGGGGCTTCTGGATCAAATCAAATACATTAGTGCAAATAGGCACAATAGTTCAAAGGGACAAGCAATCGGCAAAATCTTCAAAGAACATAAAGACCTTGTTACACGCTTGAAGAAAGCCACAGGTACAAATGCCACCGACTGTGCTTTGATTAGAGCGGGAATTGCATTTGATAGTCTTATCAAATCCGCAAAAAAATTGAGTTGTCCAGAAGTGATATCCTTCGATCAAAAGGTCCTAGTTATAGATAGCACTATAGTTGTTGTACTGTACAAAAATTACGATTCTGATCCCGTAAAGCTAATTGACCGGATAGCCAATCATGTATTCCAATCCCAAAAGAGCTTTACCCAATTACTGGGTCTTGAAATGCAGAATATCTTTGATAGGTGTGCCTCATTTGTTGATACTAACCTTCTAGAAGTATCAAAAGAAGCCTTGCTCAAACACAGGGCGCAACTCGGAGAAGAGGGCTTAAAATTACCGTTCAAACACTTTATTAAAGAAGTTCTTTTTGTACAAGCAAATTTGAACCTGGCGACTCAGGATTTAGAATTGCTGGAAGATGACTTTCTGGATAGTTTATACGATAAAAATGCAGAAGTAAAACCCGAAGAACTTTTGGCTATGAACGTCTTTTATAATTCCATCCAATTACCGGGCGAAAAGAAAGTCAACTTCGGAGGGGTTTTTAAACGCGAAGGGTCTGAAGAATACTATATGTGCATTACGCCGAAAAGTGATTGCTTACGACCCAGTTCCAAAATCAAAAACTCGTTTAGCTTTGTACGAGGTGTGCCAATGGACAAGAAACTTGCTTTGTCATTGGGAGATACAGCCTTCATAAGCTTTCTTGAGAAAAAAACTGTGGTTCGATGGACAGAATATGACTCACATGCGAGTGATTCTGAACATCCGTATTTACCGGTTTATGTCAAGCCGATATCCATTACGATTCCTGAACCAAAATACGACAAAGACGGTAAAATAGAGATGCTACGATTAAACCACGTAGGAAAAGTCGAAAGGTTCGTTGGAATTTACACCACCACCATAAAGCCCAATTATGCACAAAGAATCGCCAACCACGCCTTTAACCACCCTGTGCGAGTAAGTGTGGATTTTGTTAAAGAACCGAACGACTTAAAGTCCAAACCAAACCCTAATATAACCTAG
- a CDS encoding SusC/RagA family TonB-linked outer membrane protein, whose protein sequence is MKLRLCIAILFSSSFLMAQNRVTGKITSDDQQPLLGVSIQVKGTIIGTVSNLDGNYTITADQGAILIISYLGFKTQEVPVTSNTVNVTLIPDLSQLDEVVVVAFGTSTKKALTGALEVVTTEEIQTQPLSNFTNALQGLAPGLQVFESNGQPGGGAEFRIRGIGSLLASDEPLIVLNGAVFNGGLSQINPNDIESVNVLKDAASASIYGSRAANGVILITTKKGRNQETVFSLNTEIGFTENTNPNNFRLMNTAEYVEYYREALINDGRNPDDPSTGFFLPIDQAFDTDWVNEAFQTGSFRKYDFSARGGNEKTSFYSGLGYTEQKGTVIGTGFERVTGTLSVDHNLNDKIDIGASMQLNYRNRDDLISDTGRSGQLSGAFNTAPTEPIFGQPDTNPELVGSGFNFDIPSNAQHNSVASAALNSNNVESWSVNTTLNLGYNFTPKLRGEVLGNYYYNTSIFKETIGKTYLAETEGGNALEARTSENTFNFVGSLSYNTDIGENHSLGIKAGFETTRFRSNLLEVSRRGFTFANLNDVGLATGPIDPSDIESDFDGNAVAGFFGRVNYDYKDKLFLEGSLRRDGASNFGPDNRWGTFGAVGLSYILSEDLFSDSNLVNNLKLRASYGSSGNNNFTSDNIDSGNFLWRDLFGLGRDFALNPTDFLPGITVSFPPNRSLQWEKNLQLDIGVDFNLFNNRLSGSVDYFRRVSEDLLFELPLSLTTGFEEQAVNSDAELLNTGFEVSLAAYILRSENFSWRTDANIAFYDQEIRQLPQEVVFSNRIWQEGGRSDNFFYQRYAGVDPATGDPLYLDVDGNITPDYDGEESRAVVGQRSPDTYGSITNTFRYKDLSLSFMFFFNEGNQEYFDLGETLNGDGQNFPANQWAIALNRWQQPGDITDVPRVRLNNPNGGFESTRFLYDASYIRLQNITLGYNLPIEIVQQIGLDGVSFRLSGQNLWTTTDFPGFDPTSEAYPIPRTITFAANLTF, encoded by the coding sequence ATGAAGCTCAGATTATGTATCGCAATCTTATTTTCCAGTAGTTTTCTAATGGCCCAAAACAGGGTCACGGGAAAAATTACTTCAGACGACCAACAGCCCTTACTTGGCGTATCCATTCAAGTAAAAGGAACGATTATAGGGACCGTTTCCAATCTTGATGGGAACTATACCATTACCGCCGATCAGGGAGCAATTCTTATTATAAGCTATCTTGGCTTTAAAACCCAGGAGGTGCCCGTTACCTCAAATACGGTGAACGTGACCCTGATACCGGACCTTAGTCAATTGGATGAGGTGGTGGTCGTGGCCTTTGGTACTTCGACCAAAAAGGCACTTACCGGAGCCCTGGAAGTAGTGACCACGGAAGAAATCCAAACACAACCCTTATCCAATTTTACCAATGCTTTACAGGGGCTTGCCCCTGGCCTCCAGGTATTTGAAAGCAATGGGCAACCGGGAGGAGGTGCCGAATTCAGGATTAGGGGAATAGGGTCACTTTTGGCCAGTGATGAACCATTGATCGTATTGAATGGCGCTGTTTTTAACGGGGGCCTTTCCCAAATCAACCCCAATGACATTGAATCCGTAAACGTTCTCAAGGACGCCGCGTCCGCTTCAATTTATGGATCCAGGGCCGCCAATGGGGTCATCCTGATCACCACCAAAAAAGGAAGAAATCAAGAAACCGTTTTTTCCCTAAATACCGAAATCGGTTTTACCGAAAATACCAACCCCAATAATTTTAGGTTGATGAATACCGCAGAATATGTGGAGTATTACCGGGAGGCATTGATCAATGATGGAAGAAACCCAGACGACCCCTCCACCGGTTTTTTCCTTCCCATTGACCAGGCCTTTGATACGGATTGGGTGAACGAAGCTTTTCAAACGGGATCGTTTAGAAAGTACGACTTCTCGGCCAGGGGAGGCAATGAAAAGACGTCGTTCTACTCAGGTCTGGGCTATACCGAACAAAAAGGGACCGTCATTGGTACCGGTTTTGAACGGGTCACCGGAACCTTGAGTGTTGACCATAATCTCAATGACAAAATTGACATTGGGGCAAGCATGCAATTGAATTACAGAAATCGGGATGACCTTATTTCCGATACCGGCCGATCGGGCCAACTCTCAGGGGCCTTCAACACCGCCCCTACCGAACCCATATTCGGGCAACCCGATACCAATCCGGAATTGGTGGGTTCTGGCTTTAATTTTGACATTCCCAGCAATGCACAGCACAATTCGGTGGCTTCCGCCGCCCTTAATTCGAACAATGTTGAAAGCTGGAGCGTAAATACCACCTTGAACCTCGGGTACAATTTCACCCCAAAATTGCGGGGAGAGGTTTTGGGAAATTACTATTACAACACTTCCATTTTTAAGGAGACCATTGGGAAAACCTATCTCGCGGAGACCGAAGGTGGAAACGCCTTGGAAGCACGCACTTCTGAAAACACCTTCAACTTTGTGGGCTCGCTCTCCTATAACACAGACATTGGTGAAAACCATTCCCTTGGCATCAAGGCCGGTTTTGAGACCACAAGGTTCCGAAGTAACCTGCTTGAAGTATCAAGAAGGGGCTTTACATTCGCCAATCTAAACGATGTTGGACTCGCCACGGGGCCCATAGACCCCTCTGATATCGAATCGGACTTTGATGGAAATGCCGTGGCTGGTTTTTTTGGAAGGGTCAACTACGACTATAAGGACAAGCTGTTTCTGGAAGGTTCCCTAAGGAGGGACGGCGCCTCCAACTTTGGCCCGGACAATCGATGGGGTACTTTTGGTGCCGTGGGTCTTAGCTATATCCTTTCCGAAGACCTGTTTTCAGATTCCAATCTGGTGAACAACCTTAAGCTCAGGGCAAGCTACGGTTCTTCGGGGAACAACAATTTTACCAGTGACAACATCGACTCCGGAAATTTCCTATGGAGGGATCTTTTTGGATTGGGAAGGGATTTTGCCTTGAATCCAACGGATTTTTTACCAGGCATCACCGTTTCCTTTCCCCCCAACAGAAGTTTGCAATGGGAAAAAAACCTGCAACTCGATATTGGGGTGGATTTTAACCTCTTCAACAATAGGTTGTCCGGAAGTGTGGATTACTTTAGGAGAGTTTCCGAGGATTTGTTGTTTGAACTCCCGCTGTCCCTGACCACGGGCTTTGAGGAACAAGCCGTGAATTCCGATGCGGAACTATTGAATACGGGCTTTGAGGTTTCCCTGGCTGCCTACATTCTCCGAAGTGAAAATTTTTCATGGCGAACCGATGCCAATATCGCTTTTTATGATCAGGAAATACGACAATTGCCACAAGAAGTGGTCTTTAGCAATCGCATCTGGCAAGAAGGCGGACGATCGGATAATTTCTTTTACCAGCGCTATGCCGGTGTGGACCCTGCCACGGGCGATCCCTTGTATTTGGATGTCGATGGGAATATAACCCCGGATTACGATGGGGAGGAAAGCAGGGCCGTGGTCGGCCAACGAAGTCCCGACACCTACGGAAGTATCACCAATACCTTTAGGTATAAAGATTTGAGTCTGTCCTTTATGTTTTTCTTCAATGAAGGAAACCAGGAGTATTTTGATTTGGGGGAAACCCTGAACGGGGATGGACAGAACTTTCCCGCCAACCAATGGGCCATAGCATTGAACCGTTGGCAACAGCCCGGGGATATCACCGACGTTCCCAGGGTACGCCTGAACAATCCCAATGGGGGCTTTGAAAGTACACGGTTTTTGTATGACGCTTCCTATATCCGGCTTCAGAACATCACATTGGGCTACAATCTACCCATTGAGATCGTACAGCAAATTGGCCTGGACGGTGTTTCCTTTAGACTGAGCGGTCAGAATTTATGGACAACGACCGACTTCCCAGGGTTTGACCCCACATCCGAGGCATATCCCATTCCCAGGACCATAACCTTTGCGGCCAACTTAACCTTTTAA
- a CDS encoding RagB/SusD family nutrient uptake outer membrane protein has protein sequence MKSLRKTYTFLTLVVLSTWSCEDYLDIAPETQVASSSVFQTQDGALAALNGIYTSIKLKGMYGTDFSVIGDAASDNGKIPSDREDAGANSDRLPHAYLLNLNANTTSILWDDAYVLINNANTFLENIDAVGDMSDEAKAQAIAEVRIIRAYAYFCLMQVFAQDYNFTSGQSHPGVPIVTATGVTNQPERNTAGEVFGFIFQEFNEALPDLQNSNAIDRPGDDFYFINYFSALSLRAKMYFYITDYSNALSDANQVINSGRYSLVSQYTTGLYPSTGLGDLEFINEWAGTAIVLPESIFQLYINEAGADITTNRSIIDIYTSNNGNAAHAISGDLFDLYEAQDLRLNWYKIENTDQHVFKYPGDFGAAPDDTPYSVIRLTELILMKAEIEARNGQEAVALELVNRITARANASPIASSGNQLIEDIITERRKELAFEGNRLFDLKRLQRGFTRNDCSADICSLDYPTFLYAWPIPLAEFNGNPNMVQNDGY, from the coding sequence ATGAAATCCTTACGTAAAACATATACATTTTTGACGCTCGTAGTACTATCCACATGGAGCTGCGAAGATTATTTGGATATTGCACCCGAGACCCAGGTGGCCTCCTCATCGGTATTTCAGACCCAGGACGGTGCCTTGGCCGCGCTGAACGGCATCTATACCTCCATAAAGCTCAAAGGAATGTACGGAACCGACTTTTCGGTCATCGGCGATGCGGCTTCGGACAATGGCAAGATTCCCTCGGACAGGGAGGATGCCGGGGCAAACAGTGACCGATTGCCCCATGCCTATCTATTGAACCTGAATGCCAACACCACCAGCATTTTATGGGATGATGCCTATGTACTCATCAATAATGCCAATACCTTTCTTGAAAACATTGATGCGGTCGGTGATATGTCCGACGAAGCAAAGGCCCAGGCCATTGCCGAGGTACGGATCATTAGGGCCTATGCCTATTTCTGTTTGATGCAGGTCTTTGCCCAGGATTATAACTTCACTTCAGGCCAGTCCCATCCCGGGGTACCCATAGTTACGGCAACGGGCGTGACCAATCAACCGGAAAGGAACACCGCTGGGGAGGTTTTCGGTTTTATTTTTCAGGAATTCAACGAGGCCTTGCCCGATCTTCAAAACAGCAATGCCATAGATAGACCTGGGGACGATTTTTATTTTATCAATTATTTCTCGGCATTGAGCCTTAGGGCCAAAATGTATTTTTACATCACGGATTATTCCAATGCGCTCAGTGATGCCAATCAGGTCATCAACTCAGGACGATACAGTTTGGTCTCCCAATATACAACAGGACTTTATCCCTCCACGGGCCTGGGGGATCTGGAATTCATCAATGAGTGGGCAGGGACTGCAATCGTGCTTCCTGAAAGTATCTTTCAATTATATATAAACGAGGCTGGGGCCGATATCACAACGAACCGCTCCATCATCGATATTTATACTTCGAACAATGGCAATGCCGCCCATGCCATTTCCGGGGATCTATTCGATTTGTACGAAGCTCAGGATCTCCGATTGAATTGGTACAAAATCGAGAACACCGACCAACATGTGTTCAAATATCCCGGTGATTTTGGTGCTGCTCCGGACGATACCCCGTATTCCGTGATTCGATTGACCGAATTGATTCTAATGAAAGCCGAAATAGAGGCCAGAAACGGACAGGAAGCCGTGGCCCTGGAATTGGTCAATAGGATTACCGCAAGGGCCAATGCCTCCCCTATTGCTTCAAGTGGCAACCAGCTTATTGAGGACATCATAACGGAGCGCAGAAAGGAACTGGCTTTTGAAGGAAACCGTTTGTTCGATTTGAAACGATTGCAACGGGGATTCACCAGAAATGACTGCTCAGCGGATATCTGTAGCTTGGATTATCCCACTTTTCTGTACGCCTGGCCAATTCCACTGGCCGAATTCAACGGAAACCCGAACATGGTCCAAAATGATGGATACTAA
- a CDS encoding pyridoxal phosphate-dependent aminotransferase, producing MNLSKRVLDSSFSATVGIADKAQVIREQGKDVYDFSAGRAFEPTPAYITRGTIAAINSGDTHQTMARGKTIYRNAIAEKLKRDNKIDADPEKEVIATMGCKQGLTIGLLACINPGDEVIVEDPCFVSYTQTVHYLGGKAVKVPLKAENGFRWTKDDLEKAVTQRTKVIILCSPHNPTGVVHSKEDLQIIADVAIANNLIVITDEVYERVVWNGHKHTNLATLPGMKDRTITLMSFTKSFSMGGWRVGFIYSSEDIIKELEKLQQHLITSVNSFVQIGAAIACGEPQDEVLNYWLEWEKKVLYCTDFIDGIQGLKCHRPEGGFYAWVDISQLGTSSYAFTEQLLETESVAIVHGSSFGEFGENYVRFTCVKSWDELEEGLKRLQRFVQSH from the coding sequence ATGAATTTATCCAAGAGAGTTTTAGATTCCAGTTTTTCAGCAACCGTAGGTATTGCAGATAAGGCCCAGGTCATTCGCGAACAGGGGAAAGATGTATACGATTTTTCCGCTGGTCGTGCTTTTGAGCCCACACCCGCCTATATTACCCGTGGGACCATAGCGGCAATAAATTCAGGGGATACCCATCAAACCATGGCAAGGGGGAAGACCATCTATAGGAACGCCATAGCCGAAAAACTAAAACGGGACAATAAAATTGATGCCGATCCGGAAAAGGAGGTCATTGCAACCATGGGATGTAAACAAGGGCTCACCATAGGTCTTCTGGCCTGTATAAATCCAGGTGATGAGGTCATTGTGGAAGATCCCTGTTTTGTGAGTTACACCCAAACGGTTCACTATTTGGGGGGAAAGGCGGTTAAAGTGCCCTTAAAGGCCGAAAATGGGTTTAGATGGACCAAGGACGATTTGGAAAAGGCGGTGACCCAACGCACAAAAGTGATCATCCTTTGCTCTCCACATAATCCAACTGGGGTGGTCCACTCCAAGGAAGATCTTCAGATCATTGCAGACGTTGCTATCGCCAACAACCTTATCGTAATTACCGATGAGGTGTATGAAAGGGTGGTCTGGAATGGTCATAAACATACCAACCTGGCAACACTTCCCGGTATGAAAGACCGTACCATTACCCTAATGAGCTTTACAAAGAGTTTTTCAATGGGCGGTTGGAGGGTCGGTTTCATTTACTCCAGTGAGGACATCATCAAGGAGTTGGAAAAGTTGCAACAGCATTTGATTACCAGTGTAAATTCCTTTGTACAGATTGGTGCGGCAATTGCCTGTGGGGAACCACAGGATGAAGTCCTCAACTACTGGTTGGAATGGGAGAAAAAGGTGTTGTATTGTACCGATTTCATTGATGGTATCCAGGGCTTAAAATGCCATCGCCCCGAAGGAGGGTTCTATGCCTGGGTCGATATCTCCCAATTGGGAACAAGCTCCTATGCGTTTACGGAACAACTGCTGGAAACAGAATCGGTTGCCATTGTCCATGGATCTTCCTTTGGGGAATTTGGTGAGAATTATGTTAGGTTTACCTGTGTCAAATCGTGGGACGAATTGGAAGAGGGCCTCAAACGATTACAGCGATTTGTGCAGTCCCATTGA